The following coding sequences lie in one Anomaloglossus baeobatrachus isolate aAnoBae1 chromosome 7, aAnoBae1.hap1, whole genome shotgun sequence genomic window:
- the LOC142246197 gene encoding histone H4 → MSGRGKGGKGLGKGGAKRHRKVLRDNIQGITKPAIRRLARRGGVKRISGLIYEETRGVLKVFLENVIRDAVTYTEHAKRKTVTAMDVVYALKRQGRTLYGFGG, encoded by the coding sequence ATGTCTGGTCGCGGTAAAGGAGGAAAAGGTCTCGGGAAAggcggcgccaagcggcacaggaaggtgctccgtgataacatccagggcatcaccaagcctgccatccgccgtctcgcccgcagaggaggcgtcaagcgcatctcTGGTCTCATCTACGAAGAGACTCGCGGAGTCCTGAAAGTTTTCCTGGAGAAtgtgatccgtgacgccgtcacctacaccgagcacgccaagaggaagaccgtcaccgccatggacgtggtgtacgcgctgaagcgccagggccgcactctctacggcttcggAGGTTAA
- the LOC142246198 gene encoding histone H2A type 1-like yields the protein MSGRGKQGGKARAKAKTRSSRAGLQFPVGRVHRLLRKGNYAERVGAGAPVYLAAVLEYLTAEILELAGNAARDNKKTRIIPRHLQLAVRNDEELNRLLGGVTIAQGGVLPNIQAVLLPKKTESGKKSK from the coding sequence atgtctggacgcggcaaacaaggagggaaggcccgcgctaaggccaagacccgctcatcccgagcaggactgcagttcccagtcggtcgtgtgcacaggcttctccgcaagggcaattatgccgagagggtgggcgccggcgctccggtctacctggccgctgtgctcgagtatctgactgctgagatcctggaattggccggcaatgctgcccgggacaacaagaagacccgcatcatcccccgTCACCTGCAGCTGGCTgtgcgcaatgacgaggagctgaacaggctgctgggtggggtgaccattgcccagggaggcgtcctgcccaacatccaggccgtgctgctgcccaagaagacCGAGAGCGGCAAGAAGAGCAAGTGA
- the LOC142246199 gene encoding histone H2B 1.1-like encodes MPDPAKSAPAAKKGSKKAVTKTQKKDGKKRRKTRKESYSIYVYKVLKQVHPDTGISSKAMGIMNCFVGDIFERISGEASRLAHYNKRHTITSREIQTAVRLLLPGELAKHAVSEGTKAVTKYTSAK; translated from the coding sequence ATGCCTGATCCCGCCAAGTCCGCCCCAGCCGCCaagaagggctccaagaaagccgtgaccaagactcagaagaaggacggcaagaagCGGAGGAAGACCAGGAAGGAGAGCTATTccatctacgtgtacaaggtgctgaagcaggtgcaccccgacaccggcatctcctccaaggccatgggcatcatgaactGCTTCGTTGGTGACATTTTCGAGCGCATCTCaggggaagcctcccgcctggctcattacaacaagcgccacaccatcacctcccgggagatccagaccgccgtgcgcctgctgctgccgggagagctggccaagcacgccgtgtccgagggcaccaaggccgtcaccaagtacaccagcgccaagtga
- the LOC142246200 gene encoding histone H4-like, with protein MSGRGKGGKGLGKGGAKRHRKVLRDNIQGITKPAIRRLARRGGVKRISDLLYEETRGVLTVFLENVIRDAVTYTEHAKRKTVTAMDVVYALKRQGRTLYGFGG; from the coding sequence ATGTCTGGTCGCGGTAAAGGAGGAAAAGGTCTCGGGAAAggcggcgccaagcggcacaggaaggtgctccgtgataacatccagggcatcaccaagcctgccatccgccgtctcgcccgcagaggaggcgtcaagcgcatctccgACCTCCTCTACGAAGAGACTCGTGGAGTCCTGACAGTTTTCCTGGAGAAtgtgatccgtgacgccgtcacctacaccgagcacgccaagaggaagaccgtcaccgccatggacgtggtgtacgcgctgaagcgccagggccgcactctctacggcttcggaggttaa